A region of the Electrophorus electricus isolate fEleEle1 chromosome 7, fEleEle1.pri, whole genome shotgun sequence genome:
AGAGGTCAAGAGCATAGCATCAGAATTGCTAAGCAAATGCACTGTTGGATCTAAGCCATGAATTCCCATAGCTGGATTGAGGCTTCAGATATGTCAAAGGCTTTGTTGGGTTACATGAAAATACAGCACTTTTTGAAGGTCATTGCAGCAGGAATCAAATCTATGCAGCTCAGACATCTACGATAATGTACGATTAGCAGGCTGAGTATGAATAAAGGTCCATGTGGGAGGAGGTCTCAAGCAGCCCAATGCTCTCATTAGGTGCTTTCACACTAGAATATTTTTCTGGACCCAGGACCACATGCAAGTACGAAAGGTGTTTTAGAGGCCAGGGTTGGACCAGAGaactgatctctggtcctcctgAAATCCATGGTCTGGAGTTCAATCGAATGGTGTGGTTTGCTGCATGCTAGGAGCTATCCACTCCCGGTGCCTCATGTTCTCTGTGGTTAGAGATAAACCATAGTCCACTTTTATTGATGTAAGTGAAGCCATTATCTGGCCATTGGAGGACTCCATGCCCAATAGCTGCAATGGTCAGGAATAAAAGTGAAGTATCTAAAGGATGAAAAGCGTTTGGCCACAGGCTTGCCAGAAAAAAAAGCCTATAACTTTAGAGGATGTTTTTAAGTTAAGATTAGCCCAGGCTATCACAGAACCCACTTTACACAAGGCTAAGACTGAGCACACAACTTCTAGTAGACAAAAAGTATAGTCTACATATACTTATTATGGGCAGCATGCACATTTCAAGTGTTTCAAGTGCAACACTTTGCTAGAAAATGTCGGGATGAAAAGGGCTTTCTAGTGTGTGACCTCAGACAGAACCCTCAGTCACTCAGCAATCCATGGGCAGACCATAGATTCACCTACCAGTGAGGTTAAATTGTAGTTCACTATTTGAGTGTATTATTGGCAAATGTCCAGTAGAAATTGTGAAAAGTAGAATGTCACATATTCTCAAACTTGGTAGTCAGGTTTGTTATCTATTTGGGAAAGAACATCTGTTTGGGTAGGATGAGTACATGCTGTATACTTGATACCACACCAGCTGGGAAAGTAAAGATTTAAAAGAGATATTCCAGGAAATGAAGAATGTCAGCAATGTTGAAAAAATGACCTTTGGTAAAGTAGCTATAAAGTACATTGTGCGCACCAAAAGGGAATGAAACATATTTCAAAAGGGTTCTGAAGGCATGTCATTGGAGCCAGTCAGATTAGCCCTACCTGATCTGATCATGGTCCCACCTTTCATCTCTTCACAGAATCACTGTTCCACTGTGAAGTCTTCCCAAGGTACATTATCTCGATTGACTGTGTGAACGTGAAAGGTCACCCAAGATAGTCTGAATGGaaagtttctaataaagtaaaGAAATCACTCTGCTGTGTTCCCAGTAAAAGAAAAGGAATTACTGAGGCAGCCATTTTTTGAGGGCCTCTCAAAGATTACAGGCATTTCTCATGACATAGTGAGCACGTGGCTTCATGTGGGTTGTCATGCAAAGAGAACTTTTAAGATTGTTTTATTGTGGTTTACTAAGTGTCAAAAATTgagcagttaaaaaaaagtacTCACCTGTGGTGGTAGAAAGCAAGTTATAGAAAGTTCTTGGATATGCCAGTAGTACATAGCACCATGCAGAAAGAAAAACTAGAAACGACAGTGGCATGAACTGCTTTCCCTTGAATAGCCCATGTCCAAAAAGACCAAAAGGATATTTTTGAAGATTAGTTTGTTGCTGTGAGACAGAGTTCAGACACAGAgctcttttatttttcaaataagaAAGAGAAGATGACCCCAGGAAGCAAAGTCATAGGGAAACATTTCCCTAAACATCCTCTATTCTAATTTCCCTTTTCCGCACTGCATCTTTCCACAGCAGGACTCTTGCTCTTGTTAATACTTGCTTGCTCTTACTCGCTCTGCATCTAGTAGCCTACTTAAAGAGTACCATCAACGAGATGCAGGTACAATCAATTATAATTACTCACCTTACTGTATCTCAGAACAAATATTGATTAAGTCACTTCTATTATACAGCATGCAGCTTGTGATTCTGGGAAGTGGCATTGGACTGATGGAAACACAGCCTTTCAGGTATACTGCAAATTTCAGGAAACTGAATGTCTGAGCTTTTCACTTTTAAAGTGGTTGCTAAGCACCCCTCATTTCCTTCTGTTATCTTTCGCTCTATATTCGGCTGAAGGGAGTAGAATCCTGTAGTCTTATCTGGTGACTTACATGTATCAACATAACACTATGTTGTGTGTTATACATAATTGCTCAGGAAGGATGAAAGATTCTGTCTTAAAGCCAAAGCAGGTATCTCAGGTTCAAAGCTAAGATCTCCCATGGAATGACTGTCACATTTAAGTTTCTAACTGCCACAGAACACCTGGTAACTCTTAGGGAACGTGATTTGccaaaaagcacatttttattttatctcaGGAAGCTTAAAATGGGAtgacacacaaaatatcaatatttatttagaattttttcAAACAGAATGTCCAGTATCACTGGATATTCATAAATGAGCTGCAGTCATTAAATTTCAACAGGAACAGGCATAAACAATAGGCATCTCTCAAAACATACAGGacatatatcatataaataaatgtattctacaCCTCAACAtgaaatgagaaatgtgtgcAATGGTCTTTTAAAAAAGGAGGATGACAGCACAATAAAGGATTTTCATGAAACACTCCAGCAATGcataaataaagaatttaaaaaaagaatacaacTAAGTATATACCGTCTTTGGCAAACTCCAGAGCTACACTTCAAAGTGCTCTGTAAAGCCTTCCAGTAGATTTGACTTGTCACCATGTCTTAACTGTGGGCTTCCTGAGTGGCATGGCACATGAAGACAGGCTTTGCACGCAAGCTCAGTTTCTAAGCTTGACTTCCCAGTCATTGGAGAACATGAGCCTGAAATGTATTGGGAACAATATTGGTCAAGGAATTACATATTGTTTGCAAACTGAGTGGTTTGCAGGTCCTTAAATATGCTTTGTTATTGGTTGTGttttgcacaaataaacattaaggCCAATAATGCCCTGTTCTTGTTAAATAACATGAAAGCAACTAGTAACATGGGTTTCTAATTAGCTCAGTTTGGGTGGTGGAGAGGACTACAGATGGGATCTGTATTCATTGTATTCATTGATAaataattaagtaaaaaaaGTATTTGGGTAGTGAATCAGATTTTTGTGCCTTACTGTACTTGTGCTTCTTAGTGTTTGCTAAATCTTATTATGTTTTAGGTTTTCCAAATGATCTGCTTATGCTGAATacagttaaaatgaaaatagGTACTTAGaagtaaaaacatatttttcttaCCTGTGTGAACTCCTGGCAAGCTGACATTATCCAGAGCCTTGCTCACCGATTTGAACTGGTAAACTTGAAATTGAACATGGGCATCAGCGCAAATTACAGACATGTTGTTCATTGCGTTCCTTTTTTTCTACCTTGTATGTTATGCATAGGCATGTCTGGCAAGTCAGAAGCATTACAACTGGTCTGTCTGCGTGTGACGGGACGCGACAAATCACACTGATCATATACAAAagagtaaacaacaaaaaaaaaaaaaaacagactagCCTGCTATGAAGGCATGGGCTACTAATATGCTGATGAATTAATGCATTCAGATATTCACACGTCTGGGAATGATGTTTTTTCCCTACTCTGCATGAGTGCAAGATTTTTGCATTGCTATGTCACATGAGCACAGCCATGCAAAACAGCTTACCAGTCATCGCAATGGCCATGACAAGAGTAGCCATGACGATAGCCATAGCCAGGATCGCCGCCAATGGCACCACGCATTCGAGCCATCCAGTGCTCGCGCCAGCATATTCGAAAGGTAGGGCTGTGGAGAGAGAAGGCGACCATTATGTGAAGACAACTGTCGCCATCAGATCTTCCCACAGCTTTATTTTTCACATGTGGAAAACATGTTTGCCTCAGGATTTCTACTTTTGTTAGAGCTCGGGCATGTCTTAAGGTGACGTCACATATACAGTCACAAAGGGTGCTGTTAGGCATGTTGGGGCTTGCAGGGAGCACAAACATtccaaaatgcagaaatgacCCACCTTAGAACTGACAGATAATATCTTGTATGACAGGAACTGATAAACTTTGTACGTTGATTGCAATTTTCTCAGGTATTCATATTCCTCTTAAAGAATAAAAAGTCCCGCAATGAGTAAACTGGATAAAAACTTACAACATGGGAGCTGGCAGTAGAGAATGGTGATTCCATATTCCGTATCTGCCCTCTTTGCCTGAGTAAGTAGAGGATTTAATTAGCACTGTCATTTAAGAAGATTTTCTTGTGGATACTGAAGTTGGTCACATGAGCACTCAGCCTCCAATTCATCTCTCTTACCTTGATGCAGTATCCAGGCTGGCAGAGATCCATGGTCAGATTGGGTTGCACAGGCTTAAATTTCTCCTGTTAAAGCAGTAGAAACATGCTGAGCTGAGGTCTACCATGTCTTAAATCTTGAACCTTCCCCCTCcagtattattaattattgtgGCTCTGGCCTTGGCTTTGGCTATATTGCCGAAGGCTGCATTAGGCAAATGAACCCTAATAAATCACaaaattcatttaatttgttgCTGAAATTTTTGCAGTGAATATGCTGAACAATTTCAGACATTTCTAACAAGTGTTCTGTGGATGGTTTGATGAATGTCGACATTTGTGAAATATGCAGCAAGATAATCAAGTCAATATTTTGGAGAACAACACATTTAAGATGCAGATATTCAAAGGCATGTTATGAAAGGACTCTTGGACTCCTGAATTATATAGTTGTGCCAGATGACTCATTCCTTCTTATCTTGTACTGCTGGGAAATTCAGTGCAATTTTAAAATGGGCAATTAAATAATGTGGCTTCTTTTCAAATGTACAACAGTGCTTTTTTTGAAAGTTTCAGCATGCTTCCATGCATGttgtcattatttaaatgtaatttaataattcattcattttattattaagaatTCAATTGTagattaatcaaaaataatgcCGTCACTGTAGATTTAAAAAAGCTAGTTTCTTGGGCAATGAGCGAAAGAAGAAGATTGCAGTCAGAGGCGCTTGATATGAGCTTTCTCTGCTGGGTAGTAGTGCTTCTGCTCGGTGACAGGGTGAGGAGCTTGCATGTCCCAGAGGAGCTCAGAGTAGAAGCACTGCTCCTCTATGTTGAGAAGAGTTAGTTGAGGTGGTTTGGCATCTGGCCAACTCTTAAAGCTTACCAAGTAAAGCTTACCACTTACAACAAagcgatttaaaaaaaaatcttttagcaTGGTGGATCATGTTTTTACCACAGTGGAATGTACAAATAttgaaaatgccatttttggTTGTTGCAATTTGTATTCACACTATGTCTGATAGGCCTTCACTATATCTTTTGTTATTACtagtttcatttattatttccCCCTCTACATCTATCTAGATATCtttctatttatctatctgtcGTGAGAATCATTAACGTGTGTAATTCTGACAGTTTGTTGCCTTTGGTGCATAGTCAGTTACTCAGTTATGTTTTGTTTAGACAGTGCTAATCTTTACAAAGCTTTCATACTATGAGCTTTAAGACGATGATGATGTGACAAGTATAGCTAATCACCATAATGGAGATAAATCTCTACATATATCAGAAATGTCTCATTATTTGACTGGATATTGGCTGGAGAGTTCCTTTTACAGGTCCATAACTCTGACTTACCACATCAActaaggaggtgtgtgtgttttcacacataTCAGACCCAGTCCTGGAACATGTGCTCACAGAGAGACTTGCCCTGACCCGTGATGTCACAAGCAGCTGTGGCTGACTTTCTTTCACTTCCAGGTACCAGACTAAAAGACACATATGCAAAGGGAAGTTTTAAAAAGGTcatataaatgtctgtttacttACACTACAGAGTTTATACATTAACCTAGTGGTTAGCTCTTCCCTAGTGTATTGTGCTATGTAGGAAGGTTGCAAAGTATcactttatattacattatcATATTATCCTCTATTGTCAGGCATAAACTACACCTGAACAGCATTATGCATCCAATTTATTTACTCAACTTctataaatacatgtaaaaaaaaagatatatatatatatgcattaaaaaaatcagtCACTGTATGGCTCAAGTAACTTCAGTAAACAGGGAGTTGCAGCAGTAAATTTGTATTAATAAAGGGAGAGTAATTACCTGGGAAATCCCCCTCCGAAAATGGGCACTTAACCCACACCCCAGCCTCTGTCTTGAACTAAGGTTGAAACACAAATAAGGTCACACAGTCTGAAAAATGGGTGATAGTGTTATTCACATGATTCAACCCAGCGTGCAGTGTGGTGAGCCTGATGCAGTACTGTACCTACATGGTAATGTTAGCGCTGCCCTTTAATCATAAAAAGCCAGAGTGCGGTTGATGAAAGGGAAGCAAATGAAAAGGTAACATTTACCTTCATACAAAGTCGTGGGTGAGGATCCACTGCTGAATATGTCACCTGAAAAAGGTTGTGTGGTTAGGAACAAATTAAACGTCTCTGTACTCTTAATCCTTcatctttcctttctttcttgtgtttggtttttctttaGTTTCAGTGACAGGCTTACTTTTCCTTTGACGTAGGTCTGATGAGAATGGGCGAGGTCTTCGCACATGCCCCCATCGTGTAGTTCGCACAGACTCACGACAGCATTGATGTGGCATGCTGCTTCCCATGACAGTGTCCCTGTCACAGGGTCAAAGGCTATGCCCGACCACAGCTCCTCAACCCCTGAGGAATGACAGGGTTAGAGTCGCCCCAGCTCACCGGCAAGAAAGCTGATgcctctgtctgtgctgcttACATGTGCCTTAACTCCAAGTGTACTTACGATGTTTGAAAGGGCACACCTGCACTCGCGGCGCATCTGTCATTACTGACCAGCCCTAgaacaaaacaccaccacatagCAAATGCTACTCAGATACCTCTCCTATTGTTGTTAATGTATCAGACTGACATTCTGTTTCCGGTTACCTCAATACACAAGCACGGCACAGGTCTGGAATACTTCAAGGTAGCATTCTTCAGTGGATTCTCCTTTTTTAACTGCAAGAAGAAACCCAACTTGGAATTTTGCACAACTCTATTTTTGGAAAGTCACATGATTTTCTGTACTAGTTTTCCTGGCCAAGATTGTATATTGTAAACAGGTTTGATGACCTGGTTTTGTAGGGTGTTTTGTAGGGATACACTACTACCTATGGCCCCTACCCATGTGCATGTCTTGCAGCTGTAAGGCCTGGTGTTATAAGTGATATGTTTCCCTTGTTCTACTTCCCTACGGGTATGTTAGTGTAGCAGAACCTAATGCGCTGCCACTTTCTGCTTAAAACATGGCAGCATACATCATGAAGTTTCAAAGCCAATCACTGGACACTTCCTCCAGATctgttcatgtaaatgtaaattatgtaaatgttcagCATGTGGAAGTCTCTGCTTTATTCGGCTCACTAAGTTCTGATCAAAACCGAGAATCCTGGCTGACTGATATTAGGTGGAACATGACTCTTGCCACTTCCCAGAAGGACAGTAGTTAGAATGACTCACCAGCACATGTTCCCCAGTGCCTGTGCAGAGGAAGCCCTTGTGACATAGCCTTAGGTGATAGTCTCTGTCCTCCAGCATCTCTGACACACTTACGGCCAGCTCCTTCCTTTCCACATCCACCTCATAGTGAATCCTCCCCGCTTTCAAGACAGGAAATATTAAATGTCATGCACTCTTTACAATACTGAAGTTACTGTACAAATAAGTTTTTGTATGAGCATAGAGAGGATGGTTTCTTGGAAGTGTTATAGTCTAAACTTACTGATGCATTCAGTAACACTTCTTCGTATGTCCATGTTGCTGCAATCTGACATAAGTAAGAAATAAAAAGTACAAGTCAAAATGGACCCATTCAAATAGATTTTCTGATCTATGTCAGCAGATAAATCTACCTTTAAACTGGTTCAAGCTTGCACATTTCTAATACATACAAGTCTGTATCACTCagaaagtgatttttttacTTAGCAAAAAGTAAATGATACTGgaacctcctcccctccccctctcttccatACCTGGAGCATGGTGTAATCTGAAAACATCCATGTCACAAAACCATGGCCAGGTTTTGAGAGTTATATGCATATCTTGCCCTACGCCAACTTCCAGGCAGTCATCCTGAATATTCACCTTCTGTATGTAATTGGACAAACGTCATCGACTGTTAGTTTGAGTGACATATATAAGCAAAGTTCTGATAAACACAGTTGTTTTTAAGAAACACGGTTGTTCTTTGCCTCATCTGTCTATGGCACAGGAGTAGAGTGCACTTGTACTTGCATGCAAGAGTTTACTGCTATGCTCCCTTGACATAACTAATCTATGGAAATATGTgctatgaatgaatgaaagttTAATGTATATTGTTGGCAACACAGCCTGCGCAGTAATACCTGCTTGTCCACCAGTTTTGCTCGCTGTGTTTTGGGGAAGTTCACAATCCTGCAACGCTCCATCAGCCCTGCTGCAAACGTGCAAAAGTAGATCCCATGGATGTGTtctggaggagaggaacagacctgcagtcacacacacgtcAACAAGGCCAGTAGCAGCAGACGTGAAATATGCGATGTGATATGGAATTTATTAGCAGTATAGCTTTTTGTGTaagtttgaaaaataaatgctacAGAAACTCTGCTCACTGAGTTGGACCAGTGTACtaatgcagagagaaaaagtgcTTGGGTTGCCACCTTTATAGGGTTTCAACCTCTAACTGACTAGTTCTACATGAACCCCTACATAATCGGTTTTGAATTAACTGCTAAAACTAATGTCAAACTAATGTAACTCCCATATTCAAGtctgcaggaggtggtttaacCCTGGTCATTTTGCTTATGATAGGACGGGTGTGTGAATGAGACAGGAGCTATGTACCACTGATCTGCAGAACAGTGCTGACTCTGAGATGGACAGAACACCGCTGGCTCGAGTCACACCTCATCACCGTAGAAACACTGGTGTTGGTGAAAACGTCACTGCTCATGCTGTCTGGGGGTTTCTTGCAGAACCCAAATGACACTGGGAAAGCAAAAAGCCCAAAAGGCCCAGGTCAGGTCTCATTCTGACCAAATGCATGGGGGATTTGGGTAATCCTCTGGTCTCTAATCAGTGTGCATTCTGTTTTAGGTTGTCAGTTTTTAGTTAAGTGGAACAGAATAGGGTTTGGAAAGAGCTAGAATGCAATTAAGAATGACTGACACAGGAGGAGTGAggtatgaaatatttttttaaatcagttctGTTCCAACCTTTGACAGTACACTAACTAATAAATGTTGAGGGAAGCTTCTGGCTTCCTGTAAAGATTACATAGTTATGAGATAAGAGCGGCAATCACCCACATAACCAGTCCCACACACCCACTAGtagaagatttaaaaaaaacaaaatcactacTCACCATGAGATTTGGCTTTGCAGCGAAGTCCCTGTAAAGAGAGACACCCAATAGTACAGCTCAGCACTTCTGCTTTATCATGACGCACACCGCAGGAacatatcacacacatcacGTCATGCAGTAAGAGTCACTAGCCATTGATGTCACCATAATGGATGGGTCTGGCATGCAGCcaagcagcaggaagctcagagACAAAAGGGGTTTTCCCAGTGTGCTTTGTGCAGCGCTACATCCTGGTTCCACACCGAATTCAAGTGCAATTGCGGCTATATGTGCAGACATCCATATCGATAACGTCCTCACTATACCTTTTTATGTCTATTACAACAAGTAATGCTTCCTTGGGAAGACTAGAAATTGGATAAGCCTTGTAATTATATAAGTCCATAATTACTGTAATATCTGTTCACAGTGTTCTGGTGAAAAAACAGAATCGAAACAGGAATAGGAAATGTCACCCATTGTGTTTTCCTTAGGATGTATCATTGGATAAGTACAGTAAGTTGTAAAAGCACAGGGGAGGAAGTTTTGACTTCACGCTCAATTGACATTGCCTTAGATTTCTTttttacactgtaaaacattttgtaatcaTTTCTAATGACAGTGTTGTAAGTGGTAAACCATTTTACCCCATTAGTAAAATGGTCTTGCATGAAGTCCATATTAATGTGCATGCCAAAGTCACTGGAATACACTAAATATCATATAAGGGTTAAGATAGAGCTGTGTTACACTGCTAGTTCTAAAGTGTGTAGAATATGTATTGTGGCATTTTCAAAAGCAGgcatttgtattttgttgtcAACTCATTCTGTCAAATTAATGATTAAAGGttcaaatattaataatgttcaGAGGGATAAATATAGCCTAGATTACATAATGAGTAACAGCTATGCTACACACCCATGCATACATCCACATGCACATACCTATCCACCCACAGTCTTCTGTTACTATCTTTGTACCATATTTCCAATAAACACTGATTTAACGTAACGTATGCCTACATGCCTTCAGCTTTTTAGACTTTTTTACTACTACTGTGACTACCACTACCTCATACTTATACTGAACATAATTTACCAGCCTAGCAATAATAAATTCAAGTCAAATTTGACTTGAACTTGTTAGTGCTCTGCATTAATCTCTAATAGATTTAGCATAAAGAAGTGAACTTCTAAAGGAGAATATAATTTATGGTAGAATTTCAGGTACCTGAGAGCAGTGGACTCCGCACTGCTCTATCTTCTCTATCCTTTCTCCTTGCACTCTGGAGCTGTAGAAAGCTAGCAGCAGAAACACCACCTTCTTCATCCTGATAAAAACTGAATCTGGGTGAGAGCTGAATTGAGTCAAGAAACTGCTCAGGAGCCCAAGCCCGTTTGGTGATAAAGTTAGAGAAAAGAGTTTTGACAGAGCAGCTGGAGACTGGGGCTACACGAAGCTTAGACTAAGGGCAAGCAAAGGTTGTTATTCCAAACTGTAGCTCTGCTCTACCTGTTCTGTTTATAAACCGAAGCTCTGCTCTACCTGTTCTGTTTCCTCCTAAATCTTTGCAGCCCTCTGAGTCAAAGATGAGCTTTTAATATGTTTGGCCAAGAGGAGGGAAAATAACCCGCCCCATAAGgcttgctctccctccctcctcca
Encoded here:
- the il17rel gene encoding putative interleukin-17 receptor E-like, giving the protein MKKVVFLLLAFYSSRVQGERIEKIEQCGVHCSQGLRCKAKSHVSFGFCKKPPDSMSSDVFTNTSVSTVMRCDSSQRCSVHLRVSTVLQISEHIHGIYFCTFAAGLMERCRIVNFPKTQRAKLVDKQKVNIQDDCLEVGVGQDMHITLKTWPWFCDMDVFRLHHAPDCSNMDIRRSVTECITGRIHYEVDVERKELAVSVSEMLEDRDYHLRLCHKGFLCTGTGEHVLLKKENPLKNATLKYSRPVPCLCIEGWSVMTDAPRVQVCPFKHRVEELWSGIAFDPVTGTLSWEAACHINAVVSLCELHDGGMCEDLAHSHQTYVKGKVTYSAVDPHPRLCMKFKTEAGVWVKCPFSEGDFPVWYLEVKESQPQLLVTSRVRASLSVSTCSRTGSDMCENTHTSLVDVEKFKPVQPNLTMDLCQPGYCIKAKRADTEYGITILYCQLPCSLPFEYAGASTGWLECVVPLAAILAMAIVMATLVMAIAMTVYQFKSVSKALDNVSLPGVHTGSCSPMTGKSSLETELACKACLHVPCHSGSPQLRHGDKSNLLEGFTEHFEV